A portion of the Ricinus communis isolate WT05 ecotype wild-type chromosome 10, ASM1957865v1, whole genome shotgun sequence genome contains these proteins:
- the LOC8268290 gene encoding rhodanese-like domain-containing protein 9, chloroplastic isoform X2, whose protein sequence is MVHFSRNVLTQQTCWLEYGTHRARDIPRKLSNSREFGIRAEVNYVSGEEAKKLVAAEGYEILDVRDRTQYDRAHIKSCYHVPLFIENKDNDLGTIIKRTVHNNFSGLFFGLAFTKPNPEFVESVKNQFSPDSKLLLVCQEGLRSTAAANKLEQAGFQNVACITSGLQSVKPGTFDSEGSSELQNAGKGGLVTVQGKISAVLGTVLICAYLFITFFPEQAEKLFQLAPAS, encoded by the exons ATGGTTCATTTTTCAAGAAATGTTTTGACTCAACAG ACATGTTGGTTGGAATACGGGACTCATCGTGCAAGAGACATCCCAAGGAAACTAAGTAATAGCAGAGAGTTTGGGATTAGAGCTGAAGTAAATTATGTCAGTGGAGAAGAAGCAAAGAAACTTGTAGCAGCTGAGGGATATGAGATACTCGATGTGCGGGACAGAACTCAATATGATAGAGCTCATATAAAATCGTGTTATCATGTGCCTCTATTTATTGAGAACAAAGACAATGACTTGG GCACAATCATAAAAAGGACCGTTCACAACAATTTTTCGGGTTTGTTCTTCGGATTGGCATTTACTAAACCCAATCCTGAATTTGTGGAATCTGTAAAGAACCAGTTTTCACCCGACAGCAAATTGTTGCTTGTTTGCCAGGAAGGGTTAAG GTCTACAGCGGCAGCCAACAAGTTAGAGCAAGCTGGTTTCCAAAATGTGGCATGCATAACATCAGGGCTTCAGTCTGTAAAACCAG GAACTTTTGATTCTGAAGGTTCTAGTGAGTTACAAAATGCTGGAAAAGGTGGTTTGGTCACAGTCCAAGGCAAGATATCAGCTGTACTTGGAACCGTACTAATCT GTGCATATCTGTTCATCACATTCTTCCCAGAACAAgcagaaaaattatttcaacttGCCCCAGCAAGCTAA
- the LOC8268289 gene encoding TBCC domain-containing protein 1 — protein sequence MTDSVEPPSTSTDDPNNPNPNPNPNPNSLIHPRREPFEHGLLPIPKLIFPDPTQALSQLKQKLASHNGRIDTAILAESLQISTDHARLVLDTLASILHSDADPLVKAQPGDIDLVGADLRDLILFLYIQSYKKLLPRTHKDSAAVADVWPSTSAFDGYLSALSPLQLVRSNSRRFMPSQADEEAHQLSYLQKHMANILSLLAEPVEGEGEEYLVLSMEGFEHLGFLIQFGDKGSEGVPLSQAAPFFANSDPDMPAVPVPAAQVHDWISQNISSALEHITERISAKENGPPSASDQDVAMADACASSVKPAPSSRGSSFIEGISKSSYVKQASDLKGSSVKVLNCHDSVIYILAPLRYATIYGCSDATIVLGAVGKAVRIEHCERVHVITAAKRVCIANCRECVFFLGVNQRPLMVGDNHKLQVAPYNTYYSELEEHMAEVGIEATINRWDDPLALGVVDPHDSLSHPAGVSDVQAESAARLDPDQFTNFLIPNWFGGESSGSTKDNPFPLPEAYMSSQERNQKNLGEIKQLLREAPLEENRKRELSCALHLLFKDWLYASGNIRQLYCLQGD from the exons ATGACGGATTCCGTTGAACCACCGTCGACATCAACAGACGATCCTAATAACCCAAATCCAAACCCGAACCCGAACCCAAACTCCTTAATCCATCCACGGCGGGAACCATTCGAGCACGGACTTCTCCCGATCCCTAAACTAATATTTCCCGACCCGACCCAAGCACTCTCTcaattgaaacaaaaactCGCATCTCATAACGGTCGAATTGACACTGCAATTCTCGCGGAGTCGCTCCAGATCTCAACCGACCATGCTAGGCTTGTTTTAGACACCCTCGCATCGATTCTTCATTCTGATGCTGACCCGCTCGTTAAGGCACAACCCGGAGATATTGATTTGGTCGGTGCTGATTTGCGTGATCTGATATTGTTTTTGTATATACAGTCTTATAAGAAGCTATTGCCTAGGACTCATAAAGACTCTGCTGCTGTGGCTGACGTTTGGCCTTCCACGTCAGCTTTTGACGGCTACTTGTCCGCGTTATCGCCTCTTCag CTTGTGCGTAGCAACAGCCGTCGGTTTATGCCATCACAAGCTGATGAAGAGGCTCATCAACTATCCTATCTGCAAAAGCACATGGCTAACATTCTCTCTCTTTTGGCAGAGCCCGTGGAAGGAGAAGGGGAAGAGTATCTG GTTTTGTCCATGGAAGGATTTGAGCACCTTGGCTTTCTGATTCAATTTGGGGATAAGGGATCTGAAGGGGTTCCATTAAGTCAAGCTGCTCCTTTTTTTGCCAACTCAGATCCTGACATGCCTGCTGTCCCTGTTCCTGCTGCACAAGTCCATGATTGGATTTCACAGAATATCTCATCTGCTTTGGAACACATCACTGAAAGAAtttcagcaaaagaaaatgggCCACCAAGTGCATCTGATCAGGATGTTGCCATGGCTGATGCCTGTGCAAGTTCAGTCAAGCCTGCCCCAAGTTCTAGGGGATCAAGTTTTATTGAGGGAATCTCTAAATCTTCGTATGTAAAACAAGCATCAGATCTTAAAGGTTCTTCTGTAAAG GTCTTGAATTGCCATGACTCTGTCATTTACATCTTAGCACCCTTGAGATATGCCACCATCTATGGATGCTCTGATGCTACTATAGTTCTTGGAGCTGTTGGAAAG GCTGTGAGGATCGAGCATTGCGAACGAGTTCATGTGATTACGGCAGCAAAGAGAGTCTGTATTGCCAATTGTCGCGAGTGTGTCTTCTTTTTGGGGGTAAACCAGCGACCACTCATGGTTGGCGATAACCATAAGCTGCAG GTGGCACCTTATAATACATACTACTCAGAGTTGGAGGAGCACATGGCTGAAGTGGGCATTGAGGCAACTATCAACAGATGGGATGATCCCTTGGCCTTGGGAGTGGTTGATCCACATGATTCATTATCTCATCCTGCAGGTGTTTCTGATGTTCAAGCTGAGTCAGCTGCACGGCTGGACCCGGATCAATTCACTAATTTTTTG ATTCCAAATTGGTTTGGTGGTGAATCTTCTGGGTCAACAAAAGATAACCCATTTCCATTACCAGAAGCGTACATGTCATCTCAGGAGAGAAAC CAAAAGAATTTAGGGGAGATAAAGCAACTACTGCGGGAAGCTCCGCTTGAagaaaatcggaagcgggaACTATCATGTGCGCTGCATTTATTATTCAAGGACTGGTTGTATG CTTCAGGCAATATCCGACAGCTTTACTGCCTACAAGGTGATTGA
- the LOC8268290 gene encoding rhodanese-like domain-containing protein 9, chloroplastic isoform X1, with product MAGIATSCLTVSSRSKFQTCWLEYGTHRARDIPRKLSNSREFGIRAEVNYVSGEEAKKLVAAEGYEILDVRDRTQYDRAHIKSCYHVPLFIENKDNDLGTIIKRTVHNNFSGLFFGLAFTKPNPEFVESVKNQFSPDSKLLLVCQEGLRSTAAANKLEQAGFQNVACITSGLQSVKPGTFDSEGSSELQNAGKGGLVTVQGKISAVLGTVLICAYLFITFFPEQAEKLFQLAPAS from the exons ATGGCTGGGATTGCTACTTCTTGTTTAACTGTCTCTTCCAGAAG CAAGTTCCAGACATGTTGGTTGGAATACGGGACTCATCGTGCAAGAGACATCCCAAGGAAACTAAGTAATAGCAGAGAGTTTGGGATTAGAGCTGAAGTAAATTATGTCAGTGGAGAAGAAGCAAAGAAACTTGTAGCAGCTGAGGGATATGAGATACTCGATGTGCGGGACAGAACTCAATATGATAGAGCTCATATAAAATCGTGTTATCATGTGCCTCTATTTATTGAGAACAAAGACAATGACTTGG GCACAATCATAAAAAGGACCGTTCACAACAATTTTTCGGGTTTGTTCTTCGGATTGGCATTTACTAAACCCAATCCTGAATTTGTGGAATCTGTAAAGAACCAGTTTTCACCCGACAGCAAATTGTTGCTTGTTTGCCAGGAAGGGTTAAG GTCTACAGCGGCAGCCAACAAGTTAGAGCAAGCTGGTTTCCAAAATGTGGCATGCATAACATCAGGGCTTCAGTCTGTAAAACCAG GAACTTTTGATTCTGAAGGTTCTAGTGAGTTACAAAATGCTGGAAAAGGTGGTTTGGTCACAGTCCAAGGCAAGATATCAGCTGTACTTGGAACCGTACTAATCT GTGCATATCTGTTCATCACATTCTTCCCAGAACAAgcagaaaaattatttcaacttGCCCCAGCAAGCTAA